In Arthrobacter sp. StoSoilB5, one genomic interval encodes:
- a CDS encoding glycoside hydrolase family 99-like domain-containing protein — protein sequence MNGNDATIAAYYFPNYHIDPRNEKWHGRGWTEWELLKRATPRFAGHQQPRVPLHGYEDEADPAVMEGKIALATAHGVDAFIFDWYWYADRPFLERPLEEAFMPNAGAHDMKFAIMWANHDLVNIHPWKTATPATRLESGRVDADQFEASTDYLLERYLSHPAYLRLDGRPYLSIYSLTTLLEGLGGVGPTKDALQGLRHRAARAGHPEIHLNAIAGEGSTFGQDLAAWSEARLINGLGFDSVTSYVWVHHYPMQKLQTPYIEMLEQAEKGWETNSARYDVPYFPNVTVGWDPSPRTVQSDVYDPSLGYPHTNILSDANPEQFRRALEKVRHFVENNKVPLVTINAWNEWTEGSYLEPDTLHGTGYLEQIRSVFGNALGSALNTASAQFPSHLE from the coding sequence ATGAACGGGAATGATGCGACTATTGCCGCATATTACTTTCCCAACTACCACATCGACCCGCGAAATGAGAAGTGGCATGGCAGAGGTTGGACGGAGTGGGAGTTGCTGAAACGGGCGACTCCACGCTTCGCTGGACACCAGCAGCCTCGCGTTCCCCTCCACGGCTATGAGGATGAGGCTGATCCCGCAGTAATGGAGGGCAAGATCGCCCTGGCAACGGCGCACGGCGTGGATGCATTCATTTTCGACTGGTATTGGTATGCCGATCGTCCGTTCCTCGAACGCCCACTGGAGGAAGCGTTCATGCCAAATGCCGGCGCCCACGATATGAAGTTTGCGATCATGTGGGCGAATCACGACTTGGTTAACATTCATCCGTGGAAGACGGCTACACCGGCCACCAGACTGGAGTCAGGCCGTGTCGACGCGGATCAGTTCGAAGCTTCGACAGACTATCTCTTGGAGCGGTACTTGAGCCATCCAGCATATTTGCGGCTCGATGGCCGGCCGTACCTTTCGATCTACTCGTTGACCACACTTCTGGAAGGTCTCGGCGGTGTTGGTCCCACGAAGGACGCGCTGCAGGGTCTTCGACACCGGGCAGCCAGGGCCGGACATCCTGAGATCCATCTCAACGCGATTGCAGGGGAAGGCTCCACTTTCGGGCAGGACTTGGCCGCTTGGAGTGAGGCGCGGCTGATCAACGGCCTTGGTTTCGATAGCGTGACGTCCTATGTCTGGGTGCACCACTACCCTATGCAAAAGCTGCAAACCCCCTACATTGAGATGCTCGAACAAGCTGAGAAGGGCTGGGAGACGAACTCAGCACGGTACGACGTACCGTACTTCCCCAATGTCACAGTTGGCTGGGACCCGTCGCCTCGAACTGTCCAGTCCGACGTATATGACCCGAGCCTGGGCTACCCGCACACCAATATCCTCTCGGATGCCAATCCGGAGCAATTCCGACGCGCGCTTGAGAAGGTCCGCCACTTCGTGGAGAACAACAAGGTTCCATTAGTGACCATCAACGCGTGGAACGAATGGACCGAGGGTAGCTACCTTGAACCGGATACGCTTCACGGCACCGGGTATCTGGAGCAGATCCGAAGCGTCTTCGGGAACGCGCTTGGCTCAGCGTTGAATACCGCTTCGGCACAATTTCCTTCCCATCTGGAGTGA
- a CDS encoding carbohydrate ABC transporter permease, which yields MEKPNPLVQFLKSIALGVSVLLVIIPFWSIIATSLADRQTLDRSAGGMVLWPGHATFSAYESILSGGVVTQAVIISVGVTVIGTALSLAATAGLGYWLSRRGAFGARPMLLLVLGALLFSPGLIPSYLLVKDLNLLDSWWSLILPVLVNAFNVIVMRAFFQELPQELFDSAYIDGASSLTILTKIVLPLSKAVFAVMGLFYAVAYWNAFFNALLYIQSTDKWPMALVLRTFVVNQTTIAGDQVGASAEALPPQLQLQMAILVVSLIPILVVYPFLQRHFAKGVMIGAVKG from the coding sequence ATGGAGAAGCCGAACCCCCTGGTTCAATTTCTGAAGTCCATCGCTCTCGGCGTTTCGGTACTCCTCGTCATCATCCCATTCTGGTCGATCATTGCGACATCACTCGCCGACCGGCAGACGCTTGATCGGTCCGCAGGTGGCATGGTGCTCTGGCCTGGACACGCAACGTTCTCCGCTTACGAGTCCATCCTGTCCGGCGGCGTCGTCACCCAGGCAGTCATTATCTCAGTCGGAGTCACCGTCATTGGGACAGCACTTTCTCTGGCCGCGACCGCCGGGCTCGGGTACTGGCTCTCCCGGCGGGGCGCTTTCGGTGCCCGGCCTATGCTCTTGCTAGTCCTTGGAGCCCTACTCTTCAGTCCGGGGCTGATTCCCAGCTACCTCCTGGTGAAGGACCTGAACCTACTGGACTCGTGGTGGTCGTTGATCCTGCCGGTGCTGGTCAACGCCTTTAATGTGATCGTAATGCGGGCGTTTTTCCAGGAGCTACCCCAAGAGCTGTTTGATTCGGCCTACATCGACGGCGCATCCAGCCTCACGATCTTGACCAAAATCGTGCTGCCGCTGTCCAAAGCCGTCTTTGCAGTAATGGGATTGTTCTACGCGGTCGCCTACTGGAACGCGTTCTTCAACGCACTGCTCTACATCCAGAGCACGGACAAGTGGCCGATGGCCCTCGTCCTGCGAACTTTCGTTGTGAATCAGACCACAATCGCCGGTGACCAAGTCGGGGCTTCCGCCGAAGCACTGCCACCCCAACTTCAGCTGCAGATGGCCATCCTGGTCGTGTCGCTGATTCCAATTTTGGTTGTGTACCCGTTCCTGCAACGACACTTCGCAAAGGGCGTCATGATCGGCGCTGTCAAAGGGTAA
- a CDS encoding DUF4038 domain-containing protein, producing the protein MKKQSVAALLLAILGTLTPALSFPTAANAAAASTVINQNQPTVSVEKWRTQDISFTSSLTTQLLAGSPSTFESSSVPAGWSAFAGGTVSTSTAVAHSGSSSLKLADRSQSYFSPQLNIYNTLKARGPGKYNFSLWVYVDSLNASPSNGRILIRGNSSDQYSFFTPGQSYGTASDTTSTAVNSWTKYSGSVVATEADLANATGTMNLMIDTLPGLASQNLYIDDVQVSKDYYLSPFDDVTVDVTFTGPDNATMVIPAFWDGGDTWKVRFAPNQTGIWSYATTSSNTADAGLHNQTGTINCVPYTGNLAIYQKGFVKTSPNTRYFVYDDGTPFFYMGDTHWSMPQEPYDEMFRPLVDDRVAKGFTVYQSEPLGSGYDLSNGVNETDVAKFKNIDSRFQYIANAGLVHTNSSLFFAKEFKINPNYTADYRKKLARYWVARYAAYPVMWTTAQESDKNFYGAYDTASNPWKDIFNATHQYDPYQHPLTVHQENTGSVRAADSAFKDLPGYSWFAAQWAPRTNGQLDFDTVKDYWNNSSGRPALNYEGFYENLWTNEFGARVQGWSAYLNGMYGQGYGAQDIWLNNSTYDENRDTVVFGNTITTAMKQVTWQTSKDFSTATQLGTYMKSFFTSMDWSKLTPRFDDTSWFENNGSYYSVASDENDTYVAYFYNPTSNTGTLKGLDSVPYHAKWFNPRSGTYTDIGDVTPSAGQWAIPAKPDSNDWALVVGKAPVTTAALNPASADGDNGWYVQPVSLTLSASANKAGVAKTEYSVDGGNSWETYGNPVTFSRDGDYTVSYRSTDHSGNVEPAKLVNFRVDGTAPTILISGIAEDAYSNSVDVTPTLSLGDDLSGIDSNKTTLALSTGGVTRNIEANTGLALYTLPLGTHTLTATATDMAGNIGSRTLNFETTATTQSLKALVTRFRDSGWISDPGISNALQSKLIANDLPSFVGLVQAQRGQHIATQAADFLLRDAEYVLAN; encoded by the coding sequence ATGAAGAAACAATCCGTGGCCGCACTTTTATTAGCAATCTTGGGTACTCTTACACCAGCCCTCAGTTTCCCCACAGCAGCAAACGCAGCAGCCGCATCAACTGTCATTAACCAAAATCAGCCCACTGTGAGCGTCGAAAAATGGAGAACACAAGACATATCGTTCACCAGCTCCTTAACCACGCAGCTGCTGGCTGGAAGTCCGAGCACATTTGAAAGCAGTTCCGTGCCGGCAGGCTGGAGCGCCTTTGCGGGAGGAACAGTTTCGACGTCGACGGCTGTCGCTCACAGCGGTTCTTCCTCGTTGAAGCTCGCGGACCGATCACAATCTTATTTTTCGCCTCAACTTAATATTTACAATACGTTGAAAGCGCGGGGCCCGGGAAAATACAACTTCAGCTTGTGGGTTTATGTCGACTCCCTCAACGCCAGCCCAAGCAACGGCAGAATACTGATTCGCGGCAATAGTAGTGATCAGTACTCTTTCTTTACTCCAGGACAGAGCTACGGAACGGCAAGCGACACTACTAGTACGGCCGTCAACAGTTGGACCAAATACAGCGGCAGCGTCGTCGCCACCGAAGCTGACTTGGCGAACGCAACCGGAACCATGAATCTGATGATCGACACGCTCCCGGGACTCGCGAGTCAAAATTTGTACATCGACGATGTTCAGGTTAGCAAGGATTACTATCTCTCTCCCTTCGATGATGTAACCGTGGACGTCACCTTCACTGGCCCTGACAATGCAACTATGGTCATACCTGCATTCTGGGATGGAGGTGACACCTGGAAGGTTCGTTTTGCTCCTAATCAAACCGGCATCTGGAGCTACGCGACAACCTCCTCCAACACTGCAGACGCCGGCCTTCATAACCAAACCGGCACGATCAACTGCGTTCCTTACACCGGTAACCTTGCGATTTATCAGAAGGGATTTGTGAAAACGAGCCCAAACACCCGTTATTTTGTTTATGACGATGGAACGCCCTTCTTTTACATGGGCGATACCCATTGGAGCATGCCCCAAGAGCCCTATGACGAAATGTTCCGCCCCCTGGTAGATGATCGCGTCGCCAAGGGATTCACCGTTTATCAATCAGAACCCCTTGGAAGCGGATACGACCTTTCGAATGGAGTCAACGAAACGGACGTTGCCAAATTCAAGAACATCGATAGCCGCTTTCAGTACATCGCAAACGCCGGACTGGTTCATACAAATTCCAGCCTCTTCTTTGCGAAGGAATTCAAGATAAACCCGAACTATACGGCAGATTACCGCAAGAAGCTTGCTCGATACTGGGTCGCCCGCTATGCCGCGTACCCCGTAATGTGGACCACAGCCCAGGAAAGTGACAAAAACTTCTACGGCGCATACGACACCGCAAGCAACCCGTGGAAGGACATTTTTAACGCGACCCACCAGTATGATCCATATCAGCACCCCCTGACCGTCCACCAGGAGAACACGGGATCAGTCAGGGCTGCAGACTCCGCCTTCAAGGACCTCCCCGGCTACAGCTGGTTCGCCGCGCAGTGGGCACCCCGAACAAACGGCCAGTTGGACTTTGACACCGTCAAAGACTATTGGAACAACAGCAGCGGTCGTCCAGCACTGAACTACGAAGGCTTCTACGAAAATCTGTGGACCAACGAATTTGGAGCCCGCGTTCAAGGATGGTCAGCCTATCTAAATGGCATGTACGGGCAGGGTTACGGTGCGCAGGACATCTGGTTGAACAACAGCACCTACGACGAGAACCGGGACACAGTCGTCTTCGGGAATACCATCACCACGGCAATGAAACAGGTAACCTGGCAAACAAGCAAAGACTTCAGTACGGCGACCCAATTGGGTACCTATATGAAGAGCTTCTTCACCAGCATGGACTGGTCAAAACTCACGCCCCGCTTTGACGACACCTCCTGGTTCGAAAACAACGGTTCGTACTATTCCGTGGCCAGTGATGAAAACGACACCTATGTTGCCTATTTCTACAACCCAACTTCCAACACAGGCACCCTGAAGGGCCTGGACAGCGTTCCCTACCACGCGAAATGGTTCAATCCACGAAGTGGAACGTACACGGACATAGGAGATGTCACTCCATCAGCGGGTCAATGGGCGATACCGGCCAAGCCGGACTCGAACGACTGGGCCCTGGTCGTTGGCAAGGCTCCAGTGACCACGGCAGCGCTGAATCCAGCGTCGGCTGACGGTGACAACGGCTGGTACGTGCAACCGGTCAGCCTCACGTTGAGTGCATCCGCCAATAAAGCAGGGGTCGCCAAGACCGAGTACAGCGTAGATGGAGGAAATTCGTGGGAGACCTACGGTAACCCGGTGACCTTCAGCCGCGACGGAGATTACACTGTCAGCTACCGCTCGACTGACCACTCCGGCAATGTCGAACCTGCCAAGTTAGTCAACTTCAGGGTTGACGGAACCGCCCCGACCATTTTGATATCAGGGATTGCCGAAGACGCGTACAGCAACTCCGTGGATGTTACTCCAACCTTGTCGCTCGGCGATGACCTGTCTGGCATTGACAGCAATAAAACAACCCTGGCGCTCAGCACGGGCGGCGTTACTCGAAACATCGAGGCGAACACAGGTCTGGCGCTGTACACGCTTCCCCTCGGGACTCACACCCTGACTGCAACGGCAACGGACATGGCAGGAAACATTGGCAGCCGAACACTCAATTTCGAGACAACAGCCACCACCCAATCCCTTAAGGCTCTCGTTACCCGCTTTAGGGACTCAGGATGGATCAGCGACCCCGGGATTAGCAATGCGCTTCAAAGCAAACTCATCGCAAATGACCTGCCGAGTTTCGTGGGCCTTGTGCAGGCACAGAGGGGACAACATATAGCAACCCAGGCTGCCGACTTCCTGCTGCGGGACGCCGAATATGTGCTAGCTAACTGA
- a CDS encoding hydroxyacid dehydrogenase, translated as MNFPELHERDLSTRQHRPETLLVMGNDVVGWQFGAAELARLHKTASVGTPVVTDELGSAGVRARLAEVEVLITSWGCPPLDKAVLDAAPRLRAVLHAAGSVRGHVGEAVFERGLLVTSAAGVNAEPVAQYTVAAVLWALKKVPFLAQDARRFRQDVSYRDRHGELSGYGRTVVVVGFSRIGRRVVDLLGRLETGNTILVVDPYADPAEVMAAGAEPAVLADALSRADVLSLHAPALPETRHMIGSAELALLRPGATLINTARGSLVDTAALERACATGRLDAILDVTDPEPLPAESPFYDLPNVVLTPHVAGSMGSETRRMTAAVLTELERYATGLPPLSPITRETLALQA; from the coding sequence ATGAATTTTCCTGAATTACACGAACGCGACCTGAGCACCCGACAGCATAGGCCTGAGACCTTGCTGGTTATGGGCAACGATGTGGTGGGGTGGCAGTTTGGTGCGGCGGAGCTGGCTCGGCTTCATAAAACTGCCAGTGTTGGGACGCCTGTGGTGACCGATGAGCTGGGGTCGGCTGGTGTCCGTGCGCGTCTTGCCGAGGTTGAGGTGCTGATTACGTCCTGGGGATGCCCGCCGCTTGATAAAGCGGTTCTGGATGCTGCCCCGCGTCTTCGGGCGGTCCTGCATGCGGCCGGAAGCGTGCGGGGGCATGTGGGTGAGGCGGTGTTTGAGCGTGGTCTTCTGGTCACGTCCGCCGCGGGTGTCAACGCCGAGCCGGTAGCGCAGTACACGGTGGCAGCTGTGCTGTGGGCGTTGAAGAAGGTCCCGTTCCTCGCGCAGGACGCCCGCCGGTTCCGCCAGGACGTGTCGTATCGTGACCGGCACGGCGAGCTGAGCGGCTACGGACGCACGGTGGTAGTAGTGGGCTTCTCCCGGATTGGCCGGCGGGTTGTTGATCTGCTGGGCAGGCTGGAGACCGGTAACACGATTTTGGTGGTGGACCCGTACGCGGACCCTGCCGAAGTCATGGCGGCGGGCGCCGAACCGGCAGTTCTGGCCGATGCCCTCTCGCGTGCGGATGTCCTGTCGTTGCATGCGCCGGCCCTGCCGGAGACGCGGCACATGATCGGGTCGGCGGAGCTTGCGCTGCTTCGGCCGGGAGCGACGCTGATCAACACTGCCCGCGGGTCGCTGGTGGACACCGCGGCTCTGGAACGGGCGTGTGCCACGGGCCGGCTGGACGCCATTCTTGACGTTACCGACCCCGAACCCCTGCCTGCGGAATCGCCGTTCTATGACCTTCCGAACGTCGTCCTGACCCCGCATGTGGCGGGCTCGATGGGCTCGGAGACTCGGAGGATGACAGCGGCAGTACTCACCGAACTTGAACGGTACGCCACTGGCCTGCCCCCACTCAGCCCGATCACCCGGGAAACACTGGCCCTCCAAGCCTGA
- a CDS encoding extracellular solute-binding protein — translation MPTYIPYTGLTPDFPATEAGIDPAFRNYPKQLARSVTEIPAKGESLVGLSNIYLPAPPTPDANSWWAGLNKRLGADFTIQMVPAADYSQKFATTIAGNDLPDMIQMPSAPNMPDLLAKRFARLDDHLSGDAIKDYPNLANIQSAQWKQTVFNGGIYGIPIPRSRVLFYSFIRQDLFEKAGVSPEPKGREELLETAKALTDPKERRWAFGSWEHLRLYLLTQNEAPNGWDEEGGKLTHVYETEQYKQTINDIAEFWKAGVIHPDSFAATLQPKALFNAGTIAINAVDGMTAWSQYITDNSSNPDFKLGVMPIYTRDGGSLAPWQLGTGMYSFTGLKKQDDPNKIKTILRVLNWLAAPFGTEEYTYAKFGQEGVDHTISANGSLSLTKQGLTNTALPIRYLADAPITVYQPGRPDDADIQYAYQKKIMAKTISNPTIGLYSNTAATKNAGADKSMVDGVKEVIQGRKPMSSLDELIKKWRTDAGDAMRGEYEEQLQTAGTK, via the coding sequence TTGCCAACCTACATTCCCTACACCGGGCTGACTCCGGATTTCCCGGCAACGGAGGCAGGAATCGATCCCGCCTTCCGGAACTATCCCAAGCAGCTTGCCCGCTCGGTCACGGAAATTCCGGCAAAAGGCGAGTCCTTGGTCGGGCTGTCCAACATCTACCTTCCAGCACCTCCAACGCCCGACGCCAACAGCTGGTGGGCAGGGCTGAACAAGCGCCTTGGCGCCGATTTCACTATTCAGATGGTTCCGGCCGCGGACTACTCGCAGAAGTTCGCAACTACGATCGCCGGCAACGACCTCCCCGACATGATTCAGATGCCTAGCGCGCCCAACATGCCCGATCTGCTGGCGAAACGATTCGCACGCTTGGATGATCATCTGTCCGGCGACGCGATTAAGGACTACCCAAACCTGGCCAATATCCAGTCTGCCCAGTGGAAGCAGACCGTTTTCAACGGCGGGATCTATGGAATTCCGATTCCGCGAAGTCGCGTTCTCTTTTACTCCTTCATCCGCCAGGATTTGTTCGAGAAGGCCGGCGTATCGCCCGAGCCCAAGGGCCGCGAAGAGCTACTCGAGACGGCGAAGGCACTGACAGATCCCAAGGAGCGGCGCTGGGCGTTCGGCAGCTGGGAACATCTCCGTCTCTATCTGCTGACCCAAAACGAGGCGCCGAACGGCTGGGACGAAGAGGGCGGCAAGCTTACGCACGTTTACGAAACCGAACAGTACAAGCAGACGATAAACGACATCGCTGAGTTCTGGAAGGCCGGTGTCATTCACCCCGATTCCTTCGCGGCCACACTTCAACCGAAGGCGCTGTTCAATGCAGGAACGATCGCCATCAACGCCGTCGACGGCATGACAGCATGGAGCCAATACATTACCGACAACTCGTCCAACCCGGACTTCAAACTCGGTGTTATGCCAATCTACACACGTGATGGCGGCTCGCTTGCGCCGTGGCAGCTCGGCACAGGCATGTATTCCTTCACCGGACTGAAAAAGCAGGACGACCCGAACAAAATCAAAACCATCCTACGGGTCCTCAACTGGCTCGCGGCCCCATTCGGCACCGAGGAGTACACCTACGCCAAATTCGGGCAGGAAGGCGTCGATCACACGATCAGCGCCAACGGCTCTCTGTCGCTGACCAAGCAGGGCCTCACCAACACAGCCCTTCCGATCCGCTATCTGGCAGACGCCCCGATCACCGTCTATCAGCCGGGACGACCCGACGACGCCGACATCCAGTACGCGTACCAGAAAAAGATCATGGCGAAAACCATCTCCAACCCCACAATAGGCCTCTACTCCAACACGGCCGCAACTAAGAACGCCGGGGCCGACAAGTCCATGGTCGACGGAGTCAAAGAAGTCATCCAGGGCCGCAAGCCAATGTCCTCCCTGGATGAACTCATCAAGAAATGGCGGACCGACGCCGGCGACGCCATGCGCGGCGAATACGAAGAGCAACTCCAAACCGCCGGGACAAAGTGA
- a CDS encoding AraC family transcriptional regulator, which yields MFNPDGLPVWADRHRLDGGVAAHDHDFFEIALVTQGSGLHIAADGDYPIQPGSAVIVPPNQWHAYGECEDLVVFDCFVAPDLIDSTLSFLDAELPLMHSISTSSLTLPQRIQLDPHDLSLVIAQLYSMSDVSSGRRSRIQVIGHLLIYLDILNRAWSADRGTGRRIPLHPAVSGAVKMMEDEPGHSWTLAELANASCTERTHLVRLFQRDLGVPPIAYLNRLRAQAAARLLVQTDEPIAQLGARLGWDDASYFAQRFKSAYGLSPSAYRKRAVTGENRYHSPEPNLPTSGARFDLPSED from the coding sequence GTGTTCAATCCGGATGGTCTGCCCGTCTGGGCGGACCGCCACAGACTCGACGGCGGCGTTGCTGCGCACGATCACGACTTTTTCGAGATAGCACTGGTCACCCAAGGCAGTGGCCTTCACATTGCAGCGGACGGTGACTATCCGATTCAGCCAGGGAGCGCTGTGATCGTGCCGCCCAACCAGTGGCATGCCTACGGCGAATGCGAGGACCTGGTGGTCTTCGACTGTTTTGTCGCACCGGACCTTATCGACAGCACCTTGTCGTTCCTCGACGCCGAGTTGCCGCTGATGCACTCGATCAGCACATCGAGCCTGACACTGCCGCAACGCATCCAGTTGGATCCCCACGACCTCAGCCTGGTAATTGCTCAGTTGTACAGCATGAGCGATGTCAGTTCCGGACGGCGCTCACGTATTCAGGTTATTGGGCACCTTTTGATTTACCTGGATATCCTCAACCGTGCCTGGTCTGCAGACCGCGGGACAGGCCGTCGTATCCCCCTCCATCCTGCCGTCTCTGGAGCTGTAAAGATGATGGAGGACGAACCTGGTCACAGCTGGACGCTGGCGGAATTGGCCAACGCGAGTTGCACGGAACGCACGCATCTCGTGCGATTGTTCCAACGCGACCTCGGGGTACCGCCAATCGCGTACTTGAACCGGTTGCGGGCGCAGGCTGCAGCGCGGCTGCTAGTTCAAACCGACGAGCCGATCGCACAGTTGGGGGCACGGCTTGGATGGGATGATGCCAGCTACTTCGCTCAGCGATTCAAGAGTGCGTATGGTCTTAGCCCTTCTGCGTACAGGAAGCGCGCAGTCACAGGTGAAAACCGCTATCACTCCCCCGAGCCCAACCTGCCCACGAGCGGTGCACGTTTTGATTTGCCTTCTGAGGACTGA
- a CDS encoding ABC transporter permease subunit — protein sequence MAIDVEVTPAVAGHTTARRKRRIGQRFSRDKLLVVLGLPGAAALILFQYVPLLGNIIAFQDFQPYTGIAESPFVGLDNFSFLWDGNASFMSALTNTLILTVVQTVFVFPVPLALALLLSSLAGERLKGLLQSILYLPHFLSWVIVVAIFQQMLGNAGMLNTFLVQNNLPNLHIIGVPELFMSLLTSQAIWKDAGWGTIIFLAAISQIDQEQYEASAVDGANAWQRLWHITLPSLKGIFILLLILRLGTSLSVGFEQIILQQGLVGLEASEVLDTWVYNNGIIGGDWGMSTAVGLVKSIIGILMVVGANKLAHMFGEQGVYQK from the coding sequence ATGGCCATTGATGTCGAAGTCACGCCGGCCGTTGCCGGCCACACCACGGCACGGAGGAAGCGACGGATTGGGCAGCGTTTCAGTCGAGACAAGTTGCTTGTCGTTTTGGGACTACCGGGGGCTGCAGCGCTGATCCTGTTCCAATATGTACCGCTGCTCGGCAACATCATCGCATTTCAGGACTTCCAGCCTTACACGGGAATCGCGGAGTCTCCGTTCGTCGGATTGGATAACTTCAGTTTCCTGTGGGACGGCAACGCTTCATTCATGAGTGCCTTGACGAACACACTTATTCTGACAGTAGTCCAAACAGTTTTTGTGTTCCCGGTTCCGCTGGCGCTCGCTTTACTGCTCAGCAGTTTGGCCGGCGAGCGTCTGAAAGGCCTGCTGCAGTCGATCCTATACTTGCCGCATTTTCTTTCTTGGGTGATCGTAGTCGCTATCTTCCAGCAAATGCTGGGTAATGCGGGCATGCTGAACACCTTCCTGGTGCAAAACAATCTGCCCAACTTGCACATCATCGGCGTGCCCGAGTTGTTCATGTCGCTTCTCACCTCACAAGCGATCTGGAAAGACGCTGGCTGGGGAACGATCATCTTCCTAGCCGCGATCTCCCAGATTGACCAGGAGCAGTATGAGGCCTCGGCAGTGGACGGCGCTAACGCATGGCAGCGGTTATGGCACATCACTTTGCCTTCATTGAAGGGGATTTTTATCCTGCTGCTGATCCTGCGTTTGGGGACCAGTCTGTCGGTTGGGTTTGAGCAGATCATTCTGCAGCAAGGGCTAGTCGGACTGGAGGCCAGTGAGGTATTGGACACCTGGGTCTACAACAACGGAATCATCGGAGGGGACTGGGGCATGTCAACCGCCGTCGGTCTGGTCAAGAGCATTATCGGAATCCTGATGGTGGTGGGCGCCAATAAACTTGCCCACATGTTCGGCGAGCAGGGAGTTTACCAGAAATGA